CCAGGAGCTCGTCGACCTCCAGCCGTTCCAGAAGGGCTTCCTCGGCGCCGCCTACTCCAGCCCCACCGGCCAGGCCGCGACCGTCGGCAACGGCAAGGCCGCGATGGAGCTCATGGGCCAGTGGGCCCCGGTCGTCCAGGCCGACGCGGGCAAGGGCCTCGGCGACGACCTCGGCTTCTTCGCGTTCCCCGCGGTCGAGGGCGGCAAGGGCACCATCACCGAGGTGTTCGGCGGAGGCGGCGGACACGCCCTGCGCAGCGGAGCCCCGCAGGAGGCCGTGGACTTCCTGAAGTTCTTCGCCTCCGAGGCGACCGACGTGGAGCTGGTCAAGAAGACCGGCGTCCTCCCGGTCGTCCCGGCCGCCGAGAGCGCCATCACCGACCCCAACATCAAGGCCGTCCAGGCCCAGTTGAAGGCCGCCACCGGCTTCCAGCTCTACCTCGACCAAGCCTACGCCCCCGCCGTCGGCCAGGAGGTCAACGACAGCGTCGGCGCGCTCATCGCCGGGTCAAAGTCCCCGCAGCAGGTCGCCGAGTCGATCACGAAGACCGCGAAGGAAGAGCAGTAGCCGGCGATGACCTCCACGTTCCTGCCGGACAAGCGCACCCGCCCCGGCGTCGAACCCGCGCCCCCGTCGGCAGATCACGCCCGGGGGCGGGCCCGGCGGCGCCTGCTGCACTGGCTCACCGCGGTCGCCTTCCAGGTGCCCGCGCTGGTGCTGTTCCTCGTCCTGGTGCTGCTGCCGATGCTGTTCGCGCTGTACGCGGCCTTCTTCCGCTGGGGCGGCTTCGGGATGCCGTCCGACTACATCGGCGGCGACAACTTCACCCGCCTCTTCGAGGACCCCGTCTTCCTCGGGGACCTGTGGCGCTGTCTGCTCCTCGTCGTGCTGTCGCTCGCGATCCAGTTGCCGTTCGCGCTCGCCATGGCCGTTCTGCTCAACCAGAAGCTGCGCGGCCGGGCCTTCTACCGGATGCTGTTCTTCGGGCCGTACGTCCTGTCGGAGGCCATCACCGGCGTCCTGTTCGGCATGATCTTCGCGCCCGACGACGGCCTCGCCGACCAGATCCTCGGCGGCATCGGCCTCGACGGGCTCGGCGGCGAGTGGTTCGCCGACCCGTCGAACGTCATGGCCACCCTCTTCCTGGTCATGACCTGGAAGTACTTCGGCTTCCACATGATGCTCTACCTGGCCGGACTCCAGTCCATCCCGGCCGAGTTGACCGAGGCCGCGCTCATCGACGGCGCGAACGCCTGGCAGCGCTTCCGCAGCGTCACCCTGCCGCTGCTCGCGCCCACCCTCAGGATCAGCGTGTTCCTCT
The DNA window shown above is from Streptomyces chartreusis and carries:
- a CDS encoding carbohydrate ABC transporter permease yields the protein MTSTFLPDKRTRPGVEPAPPSADHARGRARRRLLHWLTAVAFQVPALVLFLVLVLLPMLFALYAAFFRWGGFGMPSDYIGGDNFTRLFEDPVFLGDLWRCLLLVVLSLAIQLPFALAMAVLLNQKLRGRAFYRMLFFGPYVLSEAITGVLFGMIFAPDDGLADQILGGIGLDGLGGEWFADPSNVMATLFLVMTWKYFGFHMMLYLAGLQSIPAELTEAALIDGANAWQRFRSVTLPLLAPTLRISVFLSVIGAIQLFDLVWVTTAGGPDHHSETMAVTMFQYGFKRYQVGYASAISVVMFGISLVFALAYQRFVLRRDLQGATTTMRGVAK